One Candidatus Thioglobus autotrophicus genomic window, TGAAAAATGTTTAACATTTGGCATAGATATTTCCAAGACCTCTATTCCCGTGGTGCCAGCGGCGCACTATACTTGTGGTGGCATCGATACCAACCTCCAAGGATTAACCAATATTGCTAACTTGTACGCCATTGGTGAAGTGGCTCATGCGCGGGTACATGGCGCTAATCGCATGGCTAGTAATTCTCTTTTAGAGTGTATTGTCTTTGCCAAATCGTGCGCTCAAGATATTAACCAGAAAAAATTGCAGAGCGATCATTGTCACTTCGATCCTTGGGACGCTTCTCGTGTCGCCCCTTCTAAAGAAAAAGTCGTGGTGACACATTTATGGGATGAAGTGCGCTTAATTATGTGGAATTTTGTCGGCATTGTACGCTCTGATAGGCGCCTAAATTATGCTCAACATCGACTGGAACAAATTGAAACAGAAGTTGATGAATACTACAGTTTATATCTCATATCGAGTGATTTAATTGAGCTAAGAAACTTAGTTAAAACAGCTCAAATTATCATTAAATCAGCACTCTCTAGAAAAGAAAGTCGGGGACTACACTTCAACGAAGATCATCCCAAGCAGTCTGAGCAAGCAAAAAACACTATAATATAACCATGCTACTCCCTATCCTACATTACCCAGACAAGCGCCTTAGAACTAAAGCCACGCCGATTGAAAACGTTGATGAGACGATTCGCTCACTCGTCAAAGATATGTTTGAAACTATGTATGATGCGCCCGGTATTGGGCTAGCGGCGACACAAGTTAATCACCATGTTCGCCTGATTGTCATTGATACCTCAGAGGATAAGTCTCAACCCCTATGCCTGATCAATCCTGAGATTATTGAAAAAGATGGTGAGCTCGAATGGGATGAGGGCTGTTTATCAGTGCCAAACTATTATGAGTGTGTGACGCGAGCTAATCATATTAAAGTAAGGGCTTTAAACGAACACGGTGAAATATTCGAGCTAGAAGCAGAAGAATTGCTAGGCGTTTGTATTCAACATGAAATCGACCACCTAGACGGCATTCTATTTGTCGATCACCTTTCCAAACTCAAACAAAGACGCTTACTTGAGAAAACCAAAAAAGCACAAAAATAACCCCGCTCGTGTCAGTTCAAATCGGTCCCTACAAACTTGATTCTATCGCACTCTTAGCGCCTATGGCGGGTACCAGTGATAAACCTTTTAGAATGCTATGCAGATCTCTAGGCGCAGGGCTTACCACCTCAGAAATGGTGGTTATACAAGATCATTTACTCAACACCAATAAATCTAAATATCGCCTTAATTTTGAAGGTGAAAAAACACCGATTAGCATTCAAATCGCAGGATCAGAAGCGCAAGAACTAGCACTAGCCGCACAAAAAGCAGTTGAATTTGGCGCCGATATTATCGATATTAACATGGGCTGCCCTGCCAAAAAAGTCTGCAATAAAGCCTCCGGATCAGCACTCATGCAAAACGAGACATTGGTTAAGAATATTTTAGAATCAGTGGTCTCGGCGGTTAGCATCCCAGTAACTTTAAAAATGCGCACTGGCTGGGATTCTGATAATAAAAATGCACCAACCATTGCTCAAATTGCCGAGCAAGCCGGCATTCAAATGCTTAGTGTACATGGGCGTACTAAGGCGGACAAATACAACGGCATGGCAGAGTATGACACCATCAAATCTGTGGTTAATCAAGTCAGCATTCCTGTGATTGCTAATGGCGATATCACCAGCGCCCAAAAAGCGCAACAAGTTTTGGACTATACGCAGGCTGCTGGTATTATGATTGGGCGGGCCGCTCAAGGCAATCCTTGGATATTTTCTGAGGTTAATCATTATCTTAACAGTGGGAAAATCTCAGATCCAGTCCCACTTAAAGAGCAAAAATCCACGATTCTTGAGCATATTGCACAAATTCATGTGTTTTATGGTGATTTTTTGGGATTGAGGCTCGCCAGGAAGCACATTCTTTGGTATGCTACGCACCTTGATAAAAACCACATGCAGCAATTTTGGCAAACCATTAACAAAATTACCGATCGTGAACAGCAATTTACACTTTTTGAGAACTATTTAAACCAGCTATGAACCCCACTGATTTACCGGCTTGTATCAATGCAAAATTAGCTCGTTACTTCGAACAACTCGATGGCGAGCAAGCATCTGGCGTCTATAAAATGGTGATGAATGAAGTAGAACCTGTGACAATCAAATTTGTTTTGGAACTGGTTAATCATAATCAAAGCGAAGCTTCTCGCATCTTAGGTATGAATCGCGGCACACTCAAGAAAAAAATCGAACTCTATAAGCTCTAAAACTCTATAATAACCTTTGTAATTAAAACCCATTCTCTCAAAGGAACAATATGTCTATACAACGCGCCTTAATCAGTGTTTCTGATAAAACTGGTATTCTTGAATTAGCTCAAACATTAGCCAGCAAAAATATTGAAATTCTTTCAACAGGTGGTACGGCTAAACTCCTAGCAGATAACGACATTCCTGTTATTGAAGTATCAGACTACACTGGCTTTCCTGAGATGATGGCGGGTCGTGTTAAAACCCTAAATCCAAAGATTCATGGTGGCATATTAGCACGCCGAGGGCTTGATGAAGATGTGATGGCGCAGAACGATATCAATCCAATTGATTTGGTCATCGTTAACCTTTACCCTTTCCAAGCAACCATTGCCAATCCAGATTGCACACTAGAAGATGCGATTGAAAATATTGATATTGGCGGCCCTGCCATGTTGCGCTCAAGCGCTAAAAACCATGCATCAGTAACCGTTGTTGTGGACGCTGCAGATTATCAAACAGTTATCAATGAAATTAACGAAAATGGCAATACAACTCTTGAAACTCGTATTAAGCTTGCCCTTAAAACCTTTGAACACACGGCGCAATACGACGGTGCCATTGCCAACTATTTAGGCAAAGAAGAGGATGGGTTTTCTAATACTATGAACCTACAATTTCATAAAACCCAATCAATGCGCTATGGTGAAAATCCACACCAATCTGCTGCGTTTTATAAAGAGAGCAACATTACCGAAACCTGTGTCGCCTCAAGCACACAATTCCAAGGCAAAGAAATGTCGTACAACAATATGGCAGATGCAGACGCTGCACTAGAATGTGTACGCAGTTTTGATGAGCCTGCTTGTGTGATTGTTAAGCACGCCAATCCTTGTGGTGTCGCCGTTCGTAGTAATATTTTTGACGCCTATGATGACGCTTTTAAAACCGATCCAACCTCAGCATTCGGCGGCATTATTGCCTTTAACCGTAATCTTGACATTAAAACCGCACAAACTATTATTGATCGTCAATTTGTAGAAGTGATCATTGCCCCAAGTGTAGATACTGATGCCAAAGAAGCGCTATCAACCAAGAAAAATGTACGTGCACTAGAATGTGGCGACTTGGCAAAAGCACAAGCTTCACTTGACTTTAAGCGTGTCACAGGTGGCTTATTGGTACAAGATAAAGATCTTGGTATTATTACCGAAACTGACATTAAATGTGTGAGCGAACTAGCGCCAACCGCTGAACAAATTCAAGACTTACTATTCGCCTGGAAAGTGGCTAAAACTGTTAAATCAAACGCCATTGTTTACGTTAAAAACCGAATGACTATTGGTGTTGGCGCCGGGCAAATGTCACGCGTCTATTCGGCCAAAATTGCTGGCATTAAGGCTGCAGACGAGGGTTTGGTTGTCCAAGGCTCGGTGATGGCATCAGACGCCTTTTTCCCATTTAGAGATGGTATTGACGCCGCCGCCCAAGCTGGTATTAAAGCTATTATTCAGCCAGGCGGTTCAATGCGCGATGACGAAGTGATTGCAGCAGCTAATGAACACGGCATTGCCATGGTCTTTACCGGCATGCGTCATTTCAAGCACTAGGAGAAATTATGCCAATAGAAACTATGAATGTTTTTCCAATGATTCATTCAATTACCATCGATAAAGAAAATGATTTAGTGACTGAGTTGGTACAAGATATTAATGATGCAGAAGGTATTCGACAGAATTTATTAGAATCTGTTGCCACGGTTAGAATGTATGAAAGAATAAAATTCTACCCATTAGCGCCACCCACTTTTATTGAAGATGTTATGGGTAGCTTTGCACAAATGGGGCTTAGCCGACACATTACTATTTCGGATAATACTTATCATGAGATTAATGGCTATCTTGGTTGCACGCGTGTATGGGAGCTTCCGTTGGTACTCAGAGATCAAGTTGAAAAATCCTTGGTTGGCTATGAAGTAGAATACGACTCAGAAACCTGGGAAATTTTAGATATTGTTCAACTAGAGGCATAATTATGAACTTAACCGATCACATTAAAGATATTGTTGACTTTCCACAAAAGGGCATTGTCTTTAAGGATATTTCACCCTTATTAGCCAATCCAGAAGCTTTTGCATATGTGGTTGATAATATTGCTAACAAATACAACACCAATTCAATTGATAAAATTGTTGGCCTAGATGCCAGGGGATTTATCTTTGGTGCGGCAGTTGCTTATAAAATGGGCGTGCCTTTTGTCATGGTTCGTAAACCTGGCAAGCTTCCAGATCAATGTATCAGCGTTGATTATCAACTTGAATATGGTCAAAACACATTTGAAATTCATGAAAATTCTATCCATGAAAATGACAACGTATTAATTGTTGATGACTTATTAGCCACAGGCGGCTCAGTTAAAGCGGTTGTTCAATTGATTGAAGAGTTAAAGGCAGAAGTAATTGCCCTGGAATGTGTCATTGAACTGTCTTTTTTGAACGCTAGAAATAGCTTAGGCATCGATATTAATGCGCAAATTACCTATGGCTAGTATCGGCATTGTCTGCGCTATGCACGAAGAAGTGCAAAAAATTGTCACTGCGCTGAATCTTAAAAAACTAACAACAAATTCAAACTTTGCTATTTATCAAAATCAGCAAATAACACTGATTGAATCTAGCATTGGAAAAGTTGCCAGTACTCTGGCCACTTGCACTTTAATCGAAAATTATAATATTGATCGTTTGATCAATATTGGTCTTGCAGGTGCACTAAAAACAACCCCTGTTGGATCGGCTTATTTTGTCAGCTCAGTAACGCAGCATGATGCGTTCATCCCCTTTGAGCAATATCAAGCTGACATGTATCAAAGCATCAATTGCATGGTACCAACAAATGCCGCCAACGCCATGACTCTAACCACAGGTGATCAATTTATTGACAACATGCATCATGCCAATAGCGATGCTGATATGGTTGATATGGAGGGGTTTGCTATTGCTTATGTGGCCAACAAATATAAGCTGCCCATTACCATGATTAAAGGCATCTCTGATGATGCTAATGGTGCCAGTGAAGAAGTTTTATTCAAAAACCTTAATGCAGCTATGGATCAGACTATTGTCTTATTAAAGCAAGCAATTTAGTTAAGAAAGAATTCTCACTCTAAATGTTCTACCTTTAAGCTTGTCGCTTTGAATTTTCTTTAAAGCGGGCTTTACCAATGCAGACTCTACTGCAACATAAGACCAATTGCTAGAAACTGTAATTTTGCCAATTTTGTCGCCAGGAATGCCGCCCTTACCTGTTAGGCCGCCCACAATATCGCCAGGGCGGAGTTTTTGTTTTTTGCCGCCATCAATCTTTAGAGTGGTCATTGCTGGCTTTTTAATCGGCTTATCAAGATAAGTATCACTCGGCAGCTCATCTGTACTAATATCAATTTCCAAAGCGTCTAATTTTCTAGTTTCTCTGTCACTATAAAGAGTGGCTGCAATACCACTACGCCCCGCTCGCCCAGTACGGCCGATACGATGAACATGAATCTCAGGATCATGAGCAAGATTAAAGTTAATCACCATATCTAATGCATCAATATCTAAGCCGCGTGCTGCCACATCGGTAGCCACCAAAACTGATACACTCTTATTAGAAAATCGAATCAATGCCTGATCGCGCTCACGCTGATCAAGATCACCATGAATGGCCAGCGCATAAAAGCCGTAATGAGCTAATTCATCAGCCACGTCTTGTGTGTCAAGCTTAGTATTGCAAAAAACCAAAGCTGAATCAGGCTTATGCTTTGCTAGCAATATACGCAAAGCGTTCATACGCTCGTCATCTGTATTGGTTTGATAAAAATATTGTTTAATGGTTGAAGCTTCATGCGTTGAGGGCGCATTCACCACGGCTGGATTATTCATCACACGCATAGCAATATCTTCAATTTCTTGCGGATAAGTCGCACTAAACAACAAAGTTTGTCGATTGCTAGGGATTTTTTCAACAATGTCATCAATCGCATCTTGAAAGCCCATATCCAGCATGCGATCTGCCTCATCAAGCACTAACATTTCAACATGATCAAGCTTGAGTGTTTTTTTACGTAAATGCTCCTCAATACGCCCAGGCGTACCCACAACAATATGTGCACCATGTTCTAGCGAACCAATTTGCGGGCCAAATGGCGCGCCACCACAAAGCGTTAAAATCTTAATATTGTGAATGGCTCTGGCTAATTTTCGAATTTCACTTGCCACTTGATCGGCCAACTCTCGAGTCGGACACAAAACAATTGACTGAATCTTGTATGACTTAACATTCAACTTATGCAAAAGCCCCAAACCAAAAGCCGCCGTCTTTCCAGAGCCCGTCTTGCCTTGACCAATCACATCTTTACCCTCTAGAATCAAAGGCAGGCTAAGCGCCTGAATCGGGGTCATTTGTTCATAACCTAGGGTACTAAGGTTTTTTAACAAACCAGCTTGAAGACCTAACGAGGAAAAATCTGATGTACTCACAATAATAATGCCAAAATAAATATGTGTTGAATTTTACACGCTAAATGCCTGCTAAAGTCCAAAGGCCTTTTTAATCCCATCCAAAATCATATCAACAGCAATAATGGTTAATAAAATCCCCATCAGTCGCTCAATAGCAGCAAAAGCTTTATGACTAATATGCTGGCTAAATTTTTCAGAAAAAATTAAAATTATCCCCACTAAGCTCCAAGCCACCAACAAAGCGACACTCCAATCCATCCACCGGCTTGGATCGTTTGCCATAATCAATATTACCGCAGCAATCGCAGAAGGGCCTGCAATTAATGGTACAGCCAAAGGCACAACTAACGGCTCACCTTCTGGGGTATTGGCAAAAATATCTTCAGAGCCAGAAAAAATCATTTTTAAAGAAATCAAAAACAATACAACGCCACCCGCTACACCTAATGAAGATTCTGATATTTGCAATAACTGCAAAATATATTTGCCTGAAAACATGAATATTAACAAAATCAGAAAAGCTATTAACAACTCTCTAATAATAATAGCTCGACGTCTTGTTGCTGGAAGATTCTTCAACAAGCCCAAGAAAATAGGTACATTGGCAAAAGGATCCATAATCAAAAACAGCAAAAAAATAGCAGAAGCAATCGTCATAAACCCTCTCCAGAATACATAATCATTTTCTTAATCAACGATATTAATATCGACACCCTTTTCTAACAACTCGGCCTGTCTAGCGCGCAGATAAGTGCTAAATTTTGGATAATACTGATAATGCTTACCACGGACATACTTCAACACCGTATTAAAATGAAAGCTATAGAGCTTGCCATCAATTTTGGTGATATTTTCACCCTCATCAAACAGCAAAATACCCGGGCGATAATTTAAATCATAATCTTTAACCATTTGCCTTGGTGAGGTGAGCTTGCCGTCAAAGCCTATAATTTTCTGGTCCGAGTAAGCATCAAAACGCACAAACAAATATTTATCCAGCTCAGCTTTAACATCTGCTCGATTAATCAAATTTTGATGAAAATCTTCGCACGCTGTACAGTCTTTATCTTCAAATAGTATCGCCACTGGCTGATCAAACTCTTGGAAATTAGACGCCACTTGCAAGCTCGCATGATCAATAAAAGTATAGGCTTGGCTGGCATTTTGCTGGGCTTCGATATAATTTGATAACGTCGTATTTTTGTAAGATTTACTAGCCACATATTCTAGCACTTGCCTAAAAGCGGCAACATCACGATAGCCATTTGTTCTAAAGGCTTGCTTGCCACTCTCATCTAAAAAAAATAATGGTTGGCGTATATTTTACCGCCAGCATTTCGCTGAGTGCTTGCTCAGTTTTGCTTTCAGATTCACTCATGGTAATTTCTCTCGACCCCCTGATATTCACCGCAACGACAGAAAAATGTTTTTTAATAAAAGCTAAATTTTCACCACTTTTAAAATTTTGCGTCAGCATGGCGTCGCAATATGGGCAACCGTCTAAATGAAAATACAATAAAACCGTTTTGTTTTCATCAAGTGCATCCTGTGCATCTTCAGCCACATCCAAAAAACTATCGGTAAACCAGCTAGGCACATCGTAAAGCGCACCCCCAACAACCTTGCCTGAATCAGCATAAGTATTGATAAAAAAAATGCAATAACCAATATAAAAATTCGACGCATTAATACCATAAAATAACCTTAGTTTA contains:
- the def gene encoding peptide deformylase, translating into MLLPILHYPDKRLRTKATPIENVDETIRSLVKDMFETMYDAPGIGLAATQVNHHVRLIVIDTSEDKSQPLCLINPEIIEKDGELEWDEGCLSVPNYYECVTRANHIKVRALNEHGEIFELEAEELLGVCIQHEIDHLDGILFVDHLSKLKQRRLLEKTKKAQK
- a CDS encoding 5'-methylthioadenosine/S-adenosylhomocysteine nucleosidase, with translation MRKLPMASIGIVCAMHEEVQKIVTALNLKKLTTNSNFAIYQNQQITLIESSIGKVASTLATCTLIENYNIDRLINIGLAGALKTTPVGSAYFVSSVTQHDAFIPFEQYQADMYQSINCMVPTNAANAMTLTTGDQFIDNMHHANSDADMVDMEGFAIAYVANKYKLPITMIKGISDDANGASEEVLFKNLNAAMDQTIVLLKQAI
- the dbpA gene encoding ATP-dependent RNA helicase DbpA yields the protein MSTSDFSSLGLQAGLLKNLSTLGYEQMTPIQALSLPLILEGKDVIGQGKTGSGKTAAFGLGLLHKLNVKSYKIQSIVLCPTRELADQVASEIRKLARAIHNIKILTLCGGAPFGPQIGSLEHGAHIVVGTPGRIEEHLRKKTLKLDHVEMLVLDEADRMLDMGFQDAIDDIVEKIPSNRQTLLFSATYPQEIEDIAMRVMNNPAVVNAPSTHEASTIKQYFYQTNTDDERMNALRILLAKHKPDSALVFCNTKLDTQDVADELAHYGFYALAIHGDLDQRERDQALIRFSNKSVSVLVATDVAARGLDIDALDMVINFNLAHDPEIHVHRIGRTGRAGRSGIAATLYSDRETRKLDALEIDISTDELPSDTYLDKPIKKPAMTTLKIDGGKKQKLRPGDIVGGLTGKGGIPGDKIGKITVSSNWSYVAVESALVKPALKKIQSDKLKGRTFRVRILS
- a CDS encoding adenine phosphoribosyltransferase is translated as MNLTDHIKDIVDFPQKGIVFKDISPLLANPEAFAYVVDNIANKYNTNSIDKIVGLDARGFIFGAAVAYKMGVPFVMVRKPGKLPDQCISVDYQLEYGQNTFEIHENSIHENDNVLIVDDLLATGGSVKAVVQLIEELKAEVIALECVIELSFLNARNSLGIDINAQITYG
- a CDS encoding thioredoxin family protein yields the protein MASKSYKNTTLSNYIEAQQNASQAYTFIDHASLQVASNFQEFDQPVAILFEDKDCTACEDFHQNLINRADVKAELDKYLFVRFDAYSDQKIIGFDGKLTSPRQMVKDYDLNYRPGILLFDEGENITKIDGKLYSFHFNTVLKYVRGKHYQYYPKFSTYLRARQAELLEKGVDINIVD
- a CDS encoding helix-turn-helix domain-containing protein produces the protein MNPTDLPACINAKLARYFEQLDGEQASGVYKMVMNEVEPVTIKFVLELVNHNQSEASRILGMNRGTLKKKIELYKL
- a CDS encoding MarC family protein produces the protein MTIASAIFLLFLIMDPFANVPIFLGLLKNLPATRRRAIIIRELLIAFLILLIFMFSGKYILQLLQISESSLGVAGGVVLFLISLKMIFSGSEDIFANTPEGEPLVVPLAVPLIAGPSAIAAVILIMANDPSRWMDWSVALLVAWSLVGIILIFSEKFSQHISHKAFAAIERLMGILLTIIAVDMILDGIKKAFGL
- the dusB gene encoding tRNA dihydrouridine synthase DusB is translated as MSVQIGPYKLDSIALLAPMAGTSDKPFRMLCRSLGAGLTTSEMVVIQDHLLNTNKSKYRLNFEGEKTPISIQIAGSEAQELALAAQKAVEFGADIIDINMGCPAKKVCNKASGSALMQNETLVKNILESVVSAVSIPVTLKMRTGWDSDNKNAPTIAQIAEQAGIQMLSVHGRTKADKYNGMAEYDTIKSVVNQVSIPVIANGDITSAQKAQQVLDYTQAAGIMIGRAAQGNPWIFSEVNHYLNSGKISDPVPLKEQKSTILEHIAQIHVFYGDFLGLRLARKHILWYATHLDKNHMQQFWQTINKITDREQQFTLFENYLNQL
- the purH gene encoding bifunctional phosphoribosylaminoimidazolecarboxamide formyltransferase/IMP cyclohydrolase, whose translation is MSIQRALISVSDKTGILELAQTLASKNIEILSTGGTAKLLADNDIPVIEVSDYTGFPEMMAGRVKTLNPKIHGGILARRGLDEDVMAQNDINPIDLVIVNLYPFQATIANPDCTLEDAIENIDIGGPAMLRSSAKNHASVTVVVDAADYQTVINEINENGNTTLETRIKLALKTFEHTAQYDGAIANYLGKEEDGFSNTMNLQFHKTQSMRYGENPHQSAAFYKESNITETCVASSTQFQGKEMSYNNMADADAALECVRSFDEPACVIVKHANPCGVAVRSNIFDAYDDAFKTDPTSAFGGIIAFNRNLDIKTAQTIIDRQFVEVIIAPSVDTDAKEALSTKKNVRALECGDLAKAQASLDFKRVTGGLLVQDKDLGIITETDIKCVSELAPTAEQIQDLLFAWKVAKTVKSNAIVYVKNRMTIGVGAGQMSRVYSAKIAGIKAADEGLVVQGSVMASDAFFPFRDGIDAAAQAGIKAIIQPGGSMRDDEVIAAANEHGIAMVFTGMRHFKH
- a CDS encoding thioredoxin family protein; its protein translation is MPSWFTDSFLDVAEDAQDALDENKTVLLYFHLDGCPYCDAMLTQNFKSGENLAFIKKHFSVVAVNIRGSREITMSESESKTEQALSEMLAVKYTPTIIFFR